A genome region from Akkermansiaceae bacterium includes the following:
- a CDS encoding DUF58 domain-containing protein yields MSEQIMPPLNKEEIFDPAFLASLSHLRVVARRVPRDGRFAEQRSHDLGHGTDFRDFRPYAAGDDFRSIDWNIYQRLGRVFLRLYEELEDLPLYLMPDISRSLFLESPPRALASLRTTLALASISLNHHDSTGLFPFSDDCKVLARPQTGRGKVMHFADRLAQLEPGGATDIRAAIKRFNSFGLRRGLLVVVSDFFDPGGIGAVVSALKQVRHNLLLVQLHRRSDAQPDLRGDVRLIDCESREAEDLSITPALIKRYREVYDQFQADLAGFAKSRNAGLLRIDVDEEIVPQLAGIFEGGRYVV; encoded by the coding sequence TTGAGCGAACAGATCATGCCCCCGCTGAACAAAGAGGAAATATTCGATCCGGCTTTTCTCGCATCGCTGTCGCACCTGCGCGTCGTGGCACGACGGGTTCCTCGGGACGGGCGCTTTGCCGAGCAACGATCCCACGACCTGGGGCACGGCACGGACTTCCGGGATTTCCGCCCTTACGCGGCAGGGGATGACTTTCGATCCATCGACTGGAATATCTATCAACGCCTGGGCCGGGTCTTCCTCCGCCTCTACGAAGAGCTCGAGGATCTCCCGCTCTACCTGATGCCGGACATCTCGCGGAGCCTTTTTCTGGAGTCCCCTCCGCGCGCGCTTGCCAGCCTTCGCACGACCCTTGCCCTTGCCTCGATCAGCCTCAACCATCACGACTCGACCGGCCTGTTTCCGTTCAGCGACGATTGCAAAGTCCTGGCCCGGCCGCAGACCGGACGGGGCAAGGTGATGCATTTCGCGGACCGGCTCGCCCAACTGGAACCGGGCGGAGCCACCGACATCCGCGCTGCCATCAAGCGCTTCAACAGCTTCGGCTTGCGGCGCGGGCTTCTGGTGGTGGTCTCGGACTTTTTTGATCCGGGTGGCATCGGGGCGGTGGTCTCGGCACTCAAACAGGTGCGGCACAATCTCCTCCTCGTGCAATTGCATCGCCGGAGCGACGCCCAGCCCGATCTGCGCGGTGATGTGCGTTTGATCGACTGCGAGTCACGGGAAGCCGAGGATCTGTCGATCACGCCGGCCCTCATCAAGCGTTACCGCGAGGTCTACGATCAGTTCCAAGCCGATCTCGCCGGCTTCGCCAAGAGCCGGAACGCGGGACTGCTCCGCATTGATGTGGATGAGGAAATCGTGCCTCAGCTGGCTGGGATTTTCGAAGGAGGAAGGTACGTCGTATGA
- a CDS encoding BatA domain-containing protein: MNFANLDPLSFLAGLAVIAGLLFVLQRLRVRFREREVVTTLFWKQALEETRARMMTRRFRHPWSYLLALVIGGLIWLAFAQPSWKREADENHVFLLDASAGMSEGSRFEEAKALLIEEVGRVSDDRRRVYLCGAEARLILDHGEEASLLETRLAKHQPEASPSGLEIELLAIAAENMGSGKLRILVVGDAPVRESILDQLPESVTAERLRSGDFKPPGSNVGITALGVAEAASGSFERVDALIEIVGTENPSLSVSLGGQPFQATPTKEAGAYYLRDLPARGEILEVSLASDDAMTLDNKARLRLPDRQRIKVSVDGNLDDRFRDVIDADPALVSDAAGAQVVVGGAADGSLPAIELVTGKDIAIIHEADLDANGLEELKARFAGTGLDRVGWKLGSDSAPIAGFTLSPRFVPGPQRRVQIGVELIGENSDFMDTSAFPLFMSTAIHWLADVGSIEPFAIAGQRSVHRGQFSLAGSDYAPPRAGLYTSRNGEEIEVSLAAIGSPQADALSQITRSTASSRWPNLFAWCVLIALLMIVGEWWLFQKSYIP, encoded by the coding sequence ATGAATTTTGCGAACCTGGATCCTTTGTCGTTTCTCGCGGGTCTGGCCGTCATTGCCGGTCTTCTGTTTGTCCTGCAACGCCTGCGTGTCCGCTTCCGCGAACGGGAAGTGGTCACCACCTTGTTCTGGAAACAGGCACTGGAAGAAACCCGGGCGCGCATGATGACACGCCGGTTTCGCCATCCATGGTCCTACCTGCTGGCGCTGGTGATCGGTGGGCTGATCTGGCTGGCCTTCGCGCAGCCGAGCTGGAAACGGGAAGCCGATGAGAACCATGTGTTTCTCTTGGACGCATCCGCCGGGATGAGTGAGGGAAGCCGTTTTGAAGAGGCCAAGGCCTTGCTGATCGAAGAGGTGGGGCGTGTGTCAGATGATCGGCGGCGGGTCTATCTCTGCGGTGCGGAAGCCCGTTTGATTCTGGATCACGGTGAGGAAGCAAGCCTGCTAGAAACGCGTCTCGCCAAACACCAACCCGAGGCCAGTCCATCGGGTTTGGAAATCGAACTGCTGGCGATCGCCGCGGAAAACATGGGGTCTGGGAAATTGCGGATTCTGGTCGTTGGCGACGCCCCTGTCCGCGAAAGCATCCTCGATCAACTTCCCGAGTCCGTTACCGCCGAACGCCTTCGGTCGGGTGATTTCAAGCCACCCGGAAGCAATGTCGGCATCACCGCCCTTGGCGTCGCCGAAGCGGCAAGTGGTTCCTTTGAGCGGGTGGATGCCTTGATCGAGATCGTCGGCACTGAAAATCCCAGCCTCTCCGTTTCCCTCGGAGGTCAGCCCTTCCAAGCGACGCCCACCAAGGAGGCCGGTGCCTATTATCTGCGTGATCTCCCGGCCCGAGGCGAGATCCTGGAAGTGAGCTTGGCATCGGACGACGCCATGACGCTCGACAACAAAGCCCGCCTCAGGTTGCCCGACCGGCAACGCATCAAGGTGTCCGTGGACGGGAATCTCGACGACCGTTTCCGTGACGTGATCGATGCCGACCCGGCTCTCGTTTCAGATGCGGCAGGTGCGCAGGTCGTGGTTGGCGGGGCGGCGGATGGATCGCTGCCAGCCATCGAGCTGGTCACGGGCAAGGACATCGCCATCATTCATGAAGCCGACCTTGACGCCAACGGACTCGAAGAACTCAAAGCCCGGTTTGCGGGAACTGGTCTGGATCGGGTCGGTTGGAAACTGGGTTCTGACTCCGCACCCATCGCCGGGTTCACGCTGTCGCCCCGCTTTGTTCCGGGACCGCAGCGCCGGGTCCAGATCGGAGTCGAACTGATCGGCGAAAACTCCGATTTCATGGACACCAGCGCTTTCCCTCTTTTCATGTCGACCGCGATCCACTGGCTGGCGGACGTCGGGTCAATCGAGCCCTTCGCGATCGCCGGCCAACGCTCGGTGCATCGGGGGCAGTTCTCCCTCGCGGGCAGCGACTACGCTCCACCCCGGGCCGGTCTCTACACGAGCCGAAATGGGGAAGAGATCGAAGTCTCGCTCGCCGCCATCGGGTCGCCCCAAGCCGATGCCCTTTCCCAAATCACCCGGTCAACCGCCTCCAGCCGCTGGCCCAACCTCTTCGCCTGGTGCGTCCTGATCGCCCTCCTGATGATCGTCGGTGAGTGGTGGCTCTTTCAGAAAAGTTACATCCCATGA